The stretch of DNA GCCGCTCGGCGCCGTCGTCGCCGCCGTCCGCGAGAGCAACGTGAACGTGGGCGGCAACGTGCTCGATGCGAACGGCGCATGGCTGATCGTGCGAGGCGTCGGCCTGATCCGCTCGATCGACGACGTGAAGCGGATCGTCGTCGGCGCGGCCGGAGGCGTGCCGATCTACGTGGAGAACGTGGCGGACGTGCGGCTCGGCGACGCCTTCCGCACGGCCGCGCTCGTCAAGGGCACGCGCGAAGCCGTCGGCGGCGTCGTGGTCGCACGGACCGGCGTCAACACGAAGCAGGTGATCGATGCCGTGAAGGCGCGCATCGCGCAGATCGCGCCCGGCCTGCCGCCCGGCGTGGCGATCGTGCCCTTCTACGATCGCTCGGCGCTCATCGAGCGATCGGTGGACACGCTGCGGACGGCACTCCTCGAGGAGATCGCGCTCGTGACGCTCGCGCACGTGCTGTTCCTCATGCACGTCCGATCGATCCTCATCGTCACGCTGCCGCTGCCGCTCGCGGTCCTGATGTCCTTCCTGGGCCTCTATTACCTCGGCGTATCGGCCAACATCATGAGCCTCGCCGGCATCGCCATCGCGATCGGCGTGCTCGTGGACGCCGGCATCGTCGTCACCGAGAACGCGTTCAGATTCCTGGAGCAGCGGCACGTGGATCCTCGGGACCGGCCGCGCGTGTGGGCCACCGTGCTCGAGTCGACCCGGCTCGTCGGCCGGCCGGTCTTCTTCTCGATGGCGATCATCCTGCTGGCCTTCGTGCCGGTGTTCGCGCTGAGCGGCCAGGAAGGGAAGCTGTTCCATCCCCTCGCGCTGACCAAGACGGTTGCGGTGCTGGCCGCGGCCGTCGTCGCGGTGACGCTGGTGCCGGTGCTCTGCACCGTGCTGCTCGGTGGCCGATTCCACCGCGAAGAGGACAACCCGGTGATGCGCGGGTTGCGACGCGTGTACGCGCCCGTTCTGGACCTGGCGCTCGGGCACGGCGCCGTCACGATCGTGATCGCGGCCGTGCTGTTCGCCGGAGCGATCGTGGCCGCGCGAGGGCTCGGCCACGAGTTCATGCCGGCGCTCGACGAGGGCGATCTCATGTTCATGCCCATCGCAGACCCGAGCATTTCGCTCGACGAGGCGGCAGCGATCGCCTCGCGGCAGAACGCCGCCCTGCTCGGCGTGCCGGAAGTGGCGTCGGTCGTCGCGAAGGTCGCGCGAGCCGACACGTCGACCGATCCGGCGCCGCTGAACATGACGGAGACGATCGTGCGCCTCGAGCCCAAGGCCGCCTGGCGGCCCGGCATGACCGTCGAACGGCTGCGCCGCGAGATGAGCGACGCCGTGCAGTTGCCTGGCGTGTCGACCATCTGGACGATGCCGATCATCAATCGCATCGACATGCTGACGACGGGCATCCGCTCCGAGGTCGGCGTGAAGATCTTCGGCACCGACCTCGACGAGCTGGAACGGACGGCGCGATCGATTGCCGGCGTGCTGCGTCGCGTGCCCGGCGCGGCGAACGTGTACCCGGAGCAGGTGACGAGCGGCCAGTACCTGAACGTGACGATCGACCGGGCCGCGGCGGCACGCCATGGCATCGGCGTTGGCGCAATCCAGGACGTGCTCGGCACGGCCGTCGGCGAGACGACGCTGACGATGACGATCGAAGGCCGGCGGCGGTTTCCCGTACGTGTGCGGTACGGCCCGGAATTCCGCGGCGATCCGGCGGCGCTCGGCCGCGTGCTCGTGCCGGCTCCCGGCGGCGCACAGGTGCCGCTCGCGCAGGTCGCGCGCCTGGAGCACGTGCGCGGCCCCGCCATGATCTCGTCCGAGAACGGGCTGCTGCTCGCGACCGTTCTGCTCAACGTCCAGGGACGCGACGTCGGCGGGTTCGTCGAGGACGCGAAGGCGGCCGTGTCGGCCGTGCCGCTCCCGGCCGGCTACTACCTGGGCTGGAGCGGACGGTGGGAGAACCAGGTGCGCGCGCGCGAGCGGCTCGGGCTCGTCGTGCCGCTCGTGCTGGTGGTCATCTTCGTGCTGCTCTTTCTCACCTACGGATCGTTCGCCGAGGCGGCACACGTGCTGCTCGCGGTGCCGTTCGCGCTCACCGGCGGGATCTACTTCGTCTGGCTCATCGGGTACAACGTCTCGGTCGCCGTGTGGGTCGGCTTCATCGCGCTGTTCGGCACCGCCGTGCAGACCGGCGTCGTGATGGTGATCTACCTCGACCAGGCCGTGGCGAGAACGCGCGCGGCGCACGGCGGCGTGCTCACGCGCGCGCTCCTGCGCGACGCCGTGGTCGAGGGCGCGCTCCTGCGGCTGCGGCCGAAGGTCATGACGGTGTCGACCATCGTGGCCAGCCTGCTGCCGATCATGTGGAGCACGCGCGCGGGTGCCGAGGTGATGAAGCCGCTCGCCGCGCCGGTGCTCGGCGGGATGGTGTCGTCGCTGCTGCACGTGCTCATCGTCACGCCCGTGCTGTTCTTCTGGCTGCACGCGCGTCGCCTTCGGCTCGAGCCCGAGCCGGCGACGCCGGCGGTACACGAACGCCGCGTTCCGCGCCGGTGGCGGGCCGCCGCGGTGATCGGTGGCGTGGTCCTGGCGTTGTGGGGTTGGATGGCGCTCCGCGACGACGCGGCGAGCCCGACTGAAGGATCCGGCGCGGTCGTGACGACCGTGCGCGCGGGTGACCTGGACGTCGTGCTGCGGAGTCCGGCCGGCGCACTCCGCCAGGGCCGCAACGACTTCGTGATCGAGTTCCGCGAGGCGGACGGCGGCGTCTTGCGCGACGTCGGTGCGGTGCACGCGAGCGCCGGCATGTCGATGCCCGGCATGACGATGTCGGGCGGGCTCGAAGTGCGGCGGACCGGCGTTCCGGGACGCTACGCGATCGTCGGCGACTTCGGCATGGCCGGCACGTGGCATTTCGCCGTGGAGTGGGATGGGCCCGGCGGCCGGGGCACCGCGAGCTTCGACGGAGGTGTGCAATGAGCGCGCGCTGGATCGCCGCGATGGCCGGCGCCGTCGTGCTCTCTGCGGCCGCGCCGGCGGCGCAGGCGCCGCACGTGACGCCGTCGGCACTGCGGTATGTCGATCCGGTCGACGGCCTGTCGCTCGAACAGGCGATTGCCGACGCTCGCGCGCGCGAGCCGGGGCTGCAGGCCGCGCGGACGGTCGTCGACGTGGCCCGCGGGCAGCGCGCTCAGGCGCGATTGCGGCCGAACCCGTCGGTGTCGTTCGAGCAGCGGACCGAGCCCGCCGGCCGCGATCGGCAGACGACCGGGAGCGTGGAGTGGCCGCTCGATCTGTTCCGGCGTGCCGGCCGGGCGCGCGTTGCCGACGAGCAAGTCCGCGGCGCGGCGCTGGAGGTGGCGAACCGCGAGCGGCTGTTCGCGGCCGACGTCCGCGCGCGGTACGGCGAGGTGCTCGCCGCGGTCCGCGAGCTGGGCATTCTCGACGATCTCGTCGCCACGACCGCGCGGCAGCTCGAGCTGCTGCGCGCGCGCGTGGAGGAAGGCGCGTCGCCACCGCTCGACCGCGACCTCGTCGAACTGGAGCTCAGACGTCTCGAGTCCGACCGGGCGATCCAGGTCGGCCGCGCGGATCTCGCGATGATCGAGCTCAAGCGGATGCTCGGTCTCCTACCGGACGCCGCGGTGAAGCTGCGCGAGCAGTTGGAGGACGCCGTCGGCGGCGGGCCCGCCGTCGCCGCAGGCGTCGACGACGCGCGGGCCGGCGTTGACCGTGCCGATGTTCAGGAGGCACGGGCACGCGTCGGCCTCGCCGATGCGCGCATCGACGTGCTGCGGCGCGAAGCGCGCATCGACGCCCGCCTGTTCGCCAGCTACATGCGGATGGACGCCGGGTTCCCTCAGCGGGGATTCACGGCCGACGATCGGCTGGAGCCGATTCGGGGCGTCTTCCACTACGTCGCGTTCGGTGCGGCCGTCACCGTGCCGATCCTCGATCGGAATCAGGGTGCGGTCGCGGCCGCTCGCGCCGCGAGGAACGGGGCCGCGGCCGACTACGAGGCCGCACGCCTGACGGCTGCCGCCGAGATCGCCGCGGCGCGCGCCCAGGCGGCGCAGGCCGATGCCGCCGTCGCGCTCTTCCGCGATCGCGCCAGCGCGCTGGCCCGGCAGACGCTGTCGGTCGTCACGCAGAGCTATGCGCTCGGCCGGATGACGGTGTTCGACGTTCTGGCGGAGCAGCGACGGTTCCTCGACGTCGAGCGCGCCTACACCGCGGCGTTGCGCGCGGCGTTCGAGGCGCGAACGGCGCTGATGCGCGCCGTGGGAGGGGCGCGATGAACGGCGAGCGGCGCGTGAGCCTGCATCCTGTGGTGGCGGCCGGCGCCGCCGCGGCGCTTCTGCTGGTGGGAGCTGTCGGCGCCTACCTCCTTCTGATCGGCCGGCACGAGGTGCCGGTGGCTCCGCCGGTCACGGTCGGGCCGTCCGCGAGCACCGCGCCGACGTCGGTGCCGGCGCCTGCTCCGTCAGCGTCGACATCCGAGCCGCGGGGCGCGTCGCCCGCGTCGACGCCTGCCGAGGAGCAACGGCTTCCGGACGTGGTCGTGCCGTTGTCTCCGGAGGCGGCGGCCCGCGCGGGCATCACGACGACGCGCGCATCCGTGCGGCGCGCGTCGAGCGCCATCAGGATCCCGGGCGTCGTCGAAGCCAACGCGTACCGGCAGGTGGCCGTGACGCCGCTCGTCGCAGGCCGGGTCACGTCCGTCGCCGTCGATCTCGGCGATCGCGTGCGGCGCGGGCAGACGATGGCGGACGTCTACAGCCCCGAGCTCGCCGAGGCGCAGACGCGGTATGTCTCGGCGAAGGCCGAGCTGGAGGCGCACGATCGCGCGCTGCAGCGCACGGAGCGTCTCGTCGCGATCGGCGCCGCCAGCCGGCAGGAGCTCGAGCGCATCCATGCCGAGCACACGGCTCAGACCGCCACCGTGCAGACCGCGCGCACGAAGCTCGCGCTGCTCGGCATGTCCGAGCCGGCGCTCGATGCGTTGGCGCCGGGCAGGCCCGTGGACGCCACGACCACCGTGCCGGCGCCCATCGACGGCATCGTCACCGAACG from Acidobacteriota bacterium encodes:
- a CDS encoding TolC family protein translates to MSARWIAAMAGAVVLSAAAPAAQAPHVTPSALRYVDPVDGLSLEQAIADARAREPGLQAARTVVDVARGQRAQARLRPNPSVSFEQRTEPAGRDRQTTGSVEWPLDLFRRAGRARVADEQVRGAALEVANRERLFAADVRARYGEVLAAVRELGILDDLVATTARQLELLRARVEEGASPPLDRDLVELELRRLESDRAIQVGRADLAMIELKRMLGLLPDAAVKLREQLEDAVGGGPAVAAGVDDARAGVDRADVQEARARVGLADARIDVLRREARIDARLFASYMRMDAGFPQRGFTADDRLEPIRGVFHYVAFGAAVTVPILDRNQGAVAAARAARNGAAADYEAARLTAAAEIAAARAQAAQADAAVALFRDRASALARQTLSVVTQSYALGRMTVFDVLAEQRRFLDVERAYTAALRAAFEARTALMRAVGGAR
- a CDS encoding CusA/CzcA family heavy metal efflux RND transporter, producing MINRLIHLALRNRFLVIVIYLGLAAWGWWALRATPVDAIPDLSENQVIVFTEWPGHSPQEVEDQLTYPLTTGLQGLAGVRVVRSQSAFGFSMVYVVFDDGVDTYFARTRVLERMSLVTTRLPAGVVPTLGPDATGVGHVFWYTVDSDRHSLRELRSLQDWFIRYQLNAVPGVAEVASVGGFVQQYQIDVDPNRLRTYDLPLGAVVAAVRESNVNVGGNVLDANGAWLIVRGVGLIRSIDDVKRIVVGAAGGVPIYVENVADVRLGDAFRTAALVKGTREAVGGVVVARTGVNTKQVIDAVKARIAQIAPGLPPGVAIVPFYDRSALIERSVDTLRTALLEEIALVTLAHVLFLMHVRSILIVTLPLPLAVLMSFLGLYYLGVSANIMSLAGIAIAIGVLVDAGIVVTENAFRFLEQRHVDPRDRPRVWATVLESTRLVGRPVFFSMAIILLAFVPVFALSGQEGKLFHPLALTKTVAVLAAAVVAVTLVPVLCTVLLGGRFHREEDNPVMRGLRRVYAPVLDLALGHGAVTIVIAAVLFAGAIVAARGLGHEFMPALDEGDLMFMPIADPSISLDEAAAIASRQNAALLGVPEVASVVAKVARADTSTDPAPLNMTETIVRLEPKAAWRPGMTVERLRREMSDAVQLPGVSTIWTMPIINRIDMLTTGIRSEVGVKIFGTDLDELERTARSIAGVLRRVPGAANVYPEQVTSGQYLNVTIDRAAAARHGIGVGAIQDVLGTAVGETTLTMTIEGRRRFPVRVRYGPEFRGDPAALGRVLVPAPGGAQVPLAQVARLEHVRGPAMISSENGLLLATVLLNVQGRDVGGFVEDAKAAVSAVPLPAGYYLGWSGRWENQVRARERLGLVVPLVLVVIFVLLFLTYGSFAEAAHVLLAVPFALTGGIYFVWLIGYNVSVAVWVGFIALFGTAVQTGVVMVIYLDQAVARTRAAHGGVLTRALLRDAVVEGALLRLRPKVMTVSTIVASLLPIMWSTRAGAEVMKPLAAPVLGGMVSSLLHVLIVTPVLFFWLHARRLRLEPEPATPAVHERRVPRRWRAAAVIGGVVLALWGWMALRDDAASPTEGSGAVVTTVRAGDLDVVLRSPAGALRQGRNDFVIEFREADGGVLRDVGAVHASAGMSMPGMTMSGGLEVRRTGVPGRYAIVGDFGMAGTWHFAVEWDGPGGRGTASFDGGVQ